A portion of the Oscillospiraceae bacterium genome contains these proteins:
- a CDS encoding HsdR family type I site-specific deoxyribonuclease: MAFTKEADFEEAVVKLLIERGWKDGVLKNYTEQQLIQNWANILFENNRGIDRLNDYPLTDGEMQQIMEQITNLKTPMKLNGFINGKSVLIKRDNPDDKLNFGKEVSLKIYDRLEIAAGHSRYQIAEQPKFPTKSKVLNDRRGDLMLLINGMPVIHMELKKSGNSIKQACNQIEKYAAEGIFTGLLSLVQIFVAMNPEETVYFANPGPEGQFNPNFYFHWADFYNEPMNDWKDVTTALLSIPMAHMLVGFYTVADGSDGILKVMRSYQYYAASKISDAVSKAKWENDQQRGGYIWHTTGSGKTMTSFKSAQLIASSKDADKVVFLMDRIELGTQSLKEYRNFAGENEEVQATENTDVLVGKLKSDSPSDTLIVTSIQKMSNIKDDAQNKLNPNDIALINAKRLVFIVDECHRSTFGDMMQTIKHTFPKALFFGFTGTPIQGENQKKMSTTATVFGNELHRYSIADGIRDHNVLGFDPYKVLTFKDSDLRKVVALEKAKAASVGEALADPQKSKVFYKYLNLPMTGGKDALGEEIKGIEDYIPNTQYEGEEHQKAVVEDICENWQTQSRNSKFHAIFATSSIPEAIQYYKRFREAAPWLKVTALFDPNIDNNGKGITKEEGLKEIVEDYNARYGQDFSIPTFAKMKKDIAARLAHKSPYQRIEHTPEKQLDLLIVVDQMLTGFDSKWINTLYLDKVLQYENLIQAFSRTNRLFGDDKQFGTIKYYRRPHTMEKNIADAVKEYSGDKPFGLFVDKLDKNVEKLNALYAEIKDLFVSAGIEEFSQIPADMAECKKFADLFQSFNENLEAAKVQGFEWDKPIVIVNEDTDEKTELHADFDERAFKVLALRYKELFTPNPDGGENDPDDDVPYAVNSYLTTIDTDDIDTDYMNSRFEKYLKIFYQEGAEAEAIHQAETELHKTFATLSQEEQKYANIFLHDIQSGAVVPQPGKTLREYIAEYIAQKQNDQIHKVAEVFGLDEKKLRAFMRANITEANINEFGRFDDLKATVDKAKAKAYFEAIEGTKLIPPKVPVKYDKLLREFIVSGGFDLKMPKES, translated from the coding sequence ATGGCGTTTACAAAAGAAGCGGATTTTGAAGAAGCTGTGGTAAAGCTCCTGATAGAACGCGGCTGGAAAGACGGTGTGCTGAAGAACTACACCGAACAGCAGCTGATCCAGAACTGGGCGAATATCCTTTTTGAAAATAATCGCGGCATCGACCGTTTGAACGATTACCCGCTGACGGATGGCGAGATGCAGCAGATCATGGAGCAAATCACCAACCTCAAAACACCTATGAAGCTGAACGGCTTTATCAACGGCAAAAGTGTCCTCATTAAACGGGATAATCCCGACGATAAACTAAATTTCGGCAAGGAAGTGTCGCTGAAGATTTACGACCGGCTGGAGATTGCAGCCGGTCACAGCCGGTATCAAATCGCAGAGCAGCCCAAATTCCCCACAAAGTCCAAAGTTCTGAACGACCGCCGTGGCGATCTGATGCTGCTCATCAACGGAATGCCGGTCATCCACATGGAATTGAAAAAGAGCGGAAATTCCATCAAACAAGCCTGTAACCAGATTGAAAAATATGCGGCAGAGGGCATTTTTACCGGGCTGCTTTCTCTGGTTCAGATCTTTGTTGCCATGAACCCGGAAGAAACCGTCTACTTTGCAAACCCCGGCCCAGAAGGACAGTTCAACCCTAACTTTTATTTCCACTGGGCGGATTTCTACAATGAGCCAATGAACGATTGGAAGGACGTGACCACCGCGCTTCTGTCCATCCCGATGGCACATATGCTGGTGGGGTTTTACACCGTGGCCGATGGTTCGGACGGCATTTTAAAAGTAATGCGGAGCTACCAGTATTACGCCGCCAGCAAAATTTCCGATGCCGTTTCCAAGGCAAAGTGGGAGAACGACCAGCAGCGGGGCGGGTATATCTGGCATACCACCGGTTCCGGCAAGACCATGACTTCGTTTAAGTCGGCGCAGTTGATTGCATCGTCCAAGGATGCGGATAAAGTGGTGTTCCTGATGGACCGGATCGAGCTGGGTACACAGAGCCTGAAGGAATATCGCAATTTCGCCGGAGAAAACGAGGAAGTACAGGCCACCGAAAACACGGATGTGCTGGTGGGAAAGCTAAAAAGCGATTCGCCTTCGGACACGCTCATCGTGACTTCCATCCAGAAGATGAGCAACATCAAGGATGATGCACAAAACAAACTGAACCCCAACGACATTGCGCTGATCAACGCAAAGCGGCTGGTTTTTATCGTGGACGAGTGCCACCGCTCCACCTTTGGCGATATGATGCAGACCATCAAGCATACATTCCCGAAAGCGCTGTTCTTTGGTTTTACTGGCACGCCAATCCAAGGCGAAAACCAGAAGAAAATGAGCACTACCGCCACCGTTTTCGGCAACGAGCTGCATCGGTACAGCATTGCAGACGGCATCCGGGATCACAACGTGCTGGGCTTTGACCCTTACAAGGTGCTGACCTTCAAGGACAGCGACTTGCGGAAAGTGGTTGCACTGGAAAAAGCTAAGGCTGCTTCTGTGGGTGAGGCTCTGGCAGACCCGCAGAAGAGCAAGGTTTTCTATAAGTATCTGAATCTGCCGATGACAGGCGGAAAAGATGCGCTCGGTGAGGAGATAAAGGGCATCGAGGATTATATTCCCAACACCCAGTATGAGGGCGAAGAACACCAGAAAGCCGTGGTGGAGGACATTTGCGAGAACTGGCAGACCCAGAGCCGCAACAGCAAATTTCATGCCATTTTTGCAACCTCCAGCATCCCGGAAGCCATCCAATATTACAAGAGGTTCAGAGAAGCCGCACCATGGCTGAAAGTCACCGCACTATTTGACCCCAACATTGACAACAACGGCAAAGGCATCACCAAAGAAGAAGGGCTAAAAGAAATCGTAGAAGACTATAACGCCCGCTATGGACAGGACTTCAGCATTCCGACCTTTGCCAAGATGAAAAAGGATATTGCGGCACGTCTGGCGCACAAATCACCCTACCAGCGCATCGAGCATACCCCGGAAAAACAGCTTGATCTGCTGATCGTGGTGGATCAGATGCTGACAGGCTTTGACTCCAAGTGGATCAATACGCTGTATCTGGATAAGGTGCTGCAATACGAAAATCTGATTCAGGCGTTCTCCCGCACCAACCGACTGTTTGGCGATGACAAACAGTTTGGCACCATCAAGTATTACCGCCGTCCGCACACGATGGAGAAAAACATCGCAGATGCGGTAAAAGAGTATTCCGGCGATAAACCGTTTGGCCTGTTTGTAGATAAACTGGACAAGAACGTGGAAAAACTGAATGCCCTCTATGCGGAGATCAAAGATCTGTTTGTGTCGGCGGGCATTGAAGAGTTTTCGCAGATCCCTGCGGATATGGCAGAGTGCAAAAAGTTTGCCGACCTGTTCCAGTCCTTCAACGAAAATCTGGAAGCAGCCAAGGTGCAGGGCTTCGAGTGGGATAAGCCTATTGTGATCGTCAACGAGGATACAGATGAGAAAACAGAACTTCATGCAGACTTTGACGAGAGAGCGTTCAAAGTTTTGGCACTCCGCTATAAAGAGCTGTTCACGCCGAATCCAGATGGCGGTGAAAATGACCCGGACGATGACGTTCCCTATGCGGTGAACAGCTATCTGACCACCATTGATACTGATGACATCGACACGGACTATATGAACTCCCGCTTTGAAAAGTACCTGAAAATTTTCTATCAGGAGGGTGCAGAAGCGGAAGCCATCCATCAGGCCGAAACGGAGCTGCACAAGACCTTTGCCACCCTCTCGCAGGAAGAGCAGAAGTACGCTAATATTTTCCTGCACGACATTCAAAGCGGCGCAGTGGTTCCGCAGCCGGGAAAGACCTTGCGGGAGTACATTGCCGAGTACATCGCCCAAAAGCAGAACGACCAGATCCACAAAGTAGCTGAAGTTTTCGGCTTGGACGAAAAGAAGCTGCGGGCATTCATGCGTGCAAACATCACCGAAGCCAACATTAACGAATTTGGCCGTTTTGATGACCTGAAAGCCACCGTAGATAAGGCAAAAGCAAAGGCATATTTTGAAGCAATCGAGGGTACAAAGCTTATTCCGCCCAAGGTGCCTGTCAAGTATGATAAACTCTTGCGCGAGTTCATCGTAAGTGGCGGATTTGATTTGAAAATGCCAAAAGAATCATAA
- a CDS encoding restriction endonuclease subunit S encodes MQNHPADQEPRRVLGSFFAPKSQNTPTWEQRKLGVVFEEYSEKNHAELPPLTIIQGGGTIRRDESERALQYDKSSLSNYKMVNKDDFIVHLRSFEGGLEKASSQGIISPAYHTFHGEDVDSRFYYAYFRSKKFINKDLKPHVYGIRDGRSIDIEGMKTIRIPWASYPEQKSIGDFLTHLDTLITLHQREHIKSILEVKRVKRNE; translated from the coding sequence GTGCAAAATCACCCTGCTGACCAAGAGCCGAGGCGCGTCCTCGGCTCTTTTTTCGCGCCAAAATCCCAAAACACACCTACTTGGGAACAGCGTAAGCTGGGTGTAGTTTTTGAAGAATACTCGGAAAAGAACCACGCAGAACTTCCGCCACTTACAATCATTCAAGGCGGAGGCACTATTCGGCGCGATGAATCTGAGAGAGCCTTGCAGTATGATAAATCCAGTTTGTCAAACTATAAAATGGTCAATAAAGACGATTTTATAGTTCATCTTCGTTCGTTTGAAGGCGGCTTGGAAAAGGCAAGTTCGCAAGGAATCATCAGTCCTGCGTATCATACTTTCCATGGTGAAGATGTTGATTCAAGATTTTATTATGCTTATTTCCGGTCAAAGAAGTTTATCAACAAAGATTTGAAACCGCACGTCTATGGCATCCGGGATGGTCGCAGCATTGATATTGAGGGAATGAAAACGATTCGGATTCCATGGGCATCTTATCCCGAACAAAAAAGTATCGGCGATTTTCTTACTCATCTTGACACCCTTATCACCCTTCATCAGCGTGAGCATATAAAATCGATTTTGGAGGTAAAACGTGTTAAACGAAATGAATGA
- a CDS encoding site-specific integrase, which produces MLNEMNENNLFCDYYEQWVAVYKEGAVRPVTLDKYKMTLSWVKRLAPDLKLCEVSRVTYQQLLNDYAVGHERQTTMDFHHQLKGAIMDAVDDGLIVKDPTRKAIIKGKPPVPKKVKYLNQFELHLLLSDLDLQGKLNWDWMILLIAKTGIRFSEALAITPADFDFSHQMLSINKTWDYKGNGGFLPTKNKSSVRKIQIDWQTVIQFAALVKDVPEDKPIFVFKEHAYNSTVNDVLERHCNRAKIPVISVHGLRHTHASVLLFAGVSIASVARRLGHSSMTTTQKTYLHIIQELENQDIDLVMRSLSGLS; this is translated from the coding sequence GTGTTAAACGAAATGAATGAAAACAACCTGTTCTGCGATTACTATGAGCAGTGGGTTGCCGTATACAAAGAGGGCGCAGTTCGCCCGGTTACATTGGATAAGTACAAAATGACCCTTTCTTGGGTGAAAAGGCTGGCACCTGATTTGAAGTTGTGCGAGGTTTCCAGAGTGACGTATCAGCAGCTTTTGAACGATTATGCCGTAGGCCACGAGCGTCAGACCACGATGGACTTCCACCATCAACTGAAAGGCGCCATCATGGATGCCGTGGATGATGGACTGATTGTGAAAGACCCGACCCGAAAAGCGATCATCAAAGGCAAGCCCCCGGTGCCTAAAAAGGTGAAATACCTGAACCAGTTTGAACTGCATCTTTTGTTGAGCGACTTGGATCTACAGGGAAAACTCAACTGGGACTGGATGATTTTGCTGATTGCCAAAACCGGCATCCGCTTTTCCGAAGCCTTGGCGATCACTCCTGCGGATTTTGACTTTTCGCACCAGATGCTTTCCATCAATAAAACATGGGATTATAAGGGGAACGGCGGATTTCTGCCGACAAAAAATAAATCGTCTGTCCGCAAAATTCAGATCGACTGGCAGACGGTGATCCAGTTCGCAGCACTGGTAAAGGACGTTCCTGAAGATAAGCCGATTTTCGTGTTTAAGGAACACGCCTACAATTCCACCGTCAACGATGTTCTGGAACGGCACTGCAACCGGGCCAAGATCCCGGTCATCTCGGTACATGGTCTGCGGCATACCCACGCTTCGGTGCTTTTGTTTGCAGGGGTATCCATTGCAAGCGTAGCAAGGAGGCTGGGGCATTCCAGCATGACAACCACGCAGAAAACCTACCTGCATATCATTCAGGAACTTGAAAATCAGGACATCGACCTTGTAATGCGGTCACTCTCTGGATTAAGCTGA